The DNA window CGGACCCGCATCGAAATGCGGCCATCCGCAAGCACGACAGGCGTGAAGGCGAGGCCGACGCCATATTGCTTGTACTCGATGGTCACGGCGCCAAGCGACTGTGACACCGGGATCGGGAATTCGCCGCCGGCGAGGAAGCTGGCGGTTTCGCCCGACAATGCGGTGAGGTTCGGTTCGGCGAGGATCGACACTAGGCCGTCCTGCGCGGCGATATCGAGCGAGCCGATCAGATCCAGGCCGAACAGCTTGCCGCTGGCCGAGAAGGTCGAGCCGATCGCCGTGCGGATGATGTCGCCGGCACCCTTGCCGTCGCCACCCGGGGCCGGAAGGTAAATCCCGCCGCCCTGCGCAACGCCGAACTGGAAGCCGCCGGTCGGATCGCTCGACAGGAGATTGACGCCCATGCGCTTGACGGCGGTGCGGTTGATCTCGGCGATGCGGACCTTCAGCGTCACCTGCAGCGGGGTCGCGACACGAAGTCGGCTGACCGGGACCATGGTGAGTGGCGCGCCGGGTTCGTTGACGTTGACGCCGGGATTCAGCGCCGCTTTCACCAACATCTCCGCCTGCGCCGCATCTTCTGGCGAGGCGACGGTGCCGTTGAGGATGGCGACCTGGCCGACGGTCGTGACGCGCACGTCGGAGCCCGGCATCGCTTCACGGACGATCTCGTTGATCGCGCTGATGTTCTGGTTGACGCGGACATTGGCGCCATAGACCACGGAGCCGTCGGCGGCGGTCGCGATGATGGTCGCTTCGCCAGGCTTCTTGCCGAACAGGTTCATCTGGCGCGGGCCGTTGACGTAGACGTCGGCAACTTCGGGGTTCGAAGTCCAAACGCTCGCGACGCTGCGCGACAAGTTGAGCATCTGGCCTTCGCCCACCGACAGCAGGACCTGCGTCGACGGCCGGTAGGCGCCCGAAGTGTAAGCCTTCGGCTGCGCTGCGGCGGGGACCGCGAGGCCGGCCGCGGCAACGCTGGCGGCAAGCGCCGCGACAGCAGTGCCGACACGGGCGCGGCGAGTGATTGCGTGCATATTCATTTTAGCGAGCTCCCACCGGAACGACGGTGACATCATTGCCACGAGCAACACGGACCACCGGGCCGACGCGGACCGGGGCAGCCCCCGGCACGCCAGCGCTTGCCGGCGAGGCGGCAGGCGCTTCGGCGGTCTTCGCCGGGACGCTGCGGCGCTGGAAGCGCGACACGTCGCCACCCGTCGTGAAGGTCGTATTGTTGTCCATCGGGCGGCCGGCATAAGCGAGCAGCATCTGCCGCTCCTGCAGGGGCGAGGCATTGTTGGGGACCTTGATGTCGCCCGATGCGACCGCACGCTGAAGGTCGGCGCTGGTGTCCGCGATGGAGCGCAGCGACAGCGACAGCTGACCGACGCTCTGCGCGACCGCAACCTTTTCGGCGATCCGCGGAGTCACTTCGATCGTGACGTTGGAGAAGGCGCGGACTTCCGTTTTGCCGTCGGCGTCCTTGTCGGTGATCCGCTGGTCGGTCGCGAGGACGCGGACGTTGCGGACGATCGTTTCGGACACCTTGAGCGGAGGCCCGTCGCCGCCGCCGGTTACCTGCTGCGTCAGCACCATGTCGACGCGGTCGCCCGGAAAGACGAAACCGGCGACGCCCGATGATGCATTCACCGGGACGGTGATGGCGCGCATGCCGGGGCTGAGCGCCGCAGCCAGGAAGCCGCGGTCCTGCGGGCCGACGAGGGAGCCCCGGGTGACCGGCTGGCCGGCGGTGATGGCGTAGCGAACGACGGTGCCGAGCAGGCGCTTGGGATCGCCGTCGGGCTGGCCTTCGACGTAGTAAGCGTTCTGCATCAGCTCCTTGGGCCAGGGCTGGAGGGTGAAGCTGTCGGCATCGATGATCGTGCCGACGGGCAGCGCCTTCTTGGCGACCAGCACCTTGGGACCGACCGGCACTGCGGGCGCCGCGGCAGCCTGCGGCGCGGCGGCGCCAGCAAACATGTTCTTGGCCATCACGGCGGTGATCACCGCGATAACCAGCGCTCCAACGAGCAGAGCGAGCTTTTTCACATCCATGGCGCGACGGCCTCCCCTTGGGCTCTCTGAGCAGCCTCAGACATCAGACAAATTGGTTAAGAAAGCGTTGGGTGAGAATCGCGAGACCGCCGAACGCGATTGCGACTCCGTATGGAATTTCCGGCCTGCCCTCGCGCTTCCGGGCGCGGTGCCAGGCAAGCACGATCAGGGTCAGAACCCCGCCGGCCAACGACATCAGCACGAGGAAACGCAGCGTTCCTTCGGGCGAAAACCAAAGGGCGAGGGCGGCGGCCAGCTTGACGTCTCCACCGCCCATCATCCCGGCGTAAAATGCGAGCGCGAGCAGCACGAACACCGTCAAGCCGGCCGCGAGCTGGATCGCCATTCCCGGCCACGGGCTGAGCGCGATCGAAAACCAATAAACCGGCGCGAGCAAAGCCACCGTCAGGTTCAGCCGGTTCGAAATGGTGAACGTGCGCACGTCAATGACGGCTGCGACCACCAGAAGCGCGGCGAGGCCGAGCAGCAGCAAATCGGTAAATGCGCCGTTGATCATGGCCTCACCACTAGACGGCGCGGCTTTCCAATTCGTAACCGGCACCTGCAGTGAGCGATTTTGACGTCATTATCGTCGGCGGCGGCATCGCCGGAGCGAGCCTTGGCGCGGAGATCGCCGCCAAGCGGCGTACGCTGATCGTCGAGGCGGAAGACCAGTGCGGCTATCATTCGACCGGGCGCTCGGCGGCATTCTACCTCGAAAGCTATGGCGGTGCCGACGTCGCTAAGCTCACCCGCGCATCACGCGCTTTCCTCGATTCGCCGCCTCCGGAATTCGCCGCGGGGAGCTTTCTGCGGGTACGCGGCGATCTCCACATTACTACGGACGAGTTGCCGAACTTGCCCAGCTCTGTGGAAGTCCGCGTGGTGGAGCGGGCCGAGCTCGCAAGGCTGATCCCGGGAATTCGGCCGCAGTGGCGGAGAGCCTTGTTCGAAGCAGGCTGCGCAGACATCGACGTCGCGCGGCTGCACGCGGCGTACCTCGCTCAGTTCCGGCGCCGCGGCGGGCAGATCATGACTGGGGCACGTTTCCAGTCCGCCGACCGCCGCGGCGGTGGTTGGCATGTGCGGCTGGAAACAGGCGATTCGCTTACTGCTTCATTGCTCGTGAACGCCGCAGGAGCCTGGGCCGACGATATAGCACGGACATCGGGTGCGAGGCCGCTCGGCGTCCTGCCGAAGCGGCGGACGATGGTTCAGCTCCGGGTCGGCCGCACCGGCCTCAAGGACCTGCCGCTCGTCGATGCCGCCGACGGCACCTTTTACTTCAAGGGCGAAGGCGACAGTTCGGTCTGGCTGAGCCCGCACGACGAAATTGCCACAGACCCCTGTGATGCAGCGCCGGAAGAACTGGACGTCGCCGTCGCGATCGACCGATTCGAACAGGTCGTCGATTGGCCGATCGAGCGCGTCGAGCGTACCTGGGCAGGGCTCAGGAGCTTCGCGCCGGACCGGTTGCCGGTGTACGGCTTTGCGCCCGAAGTCGACGATTTCTTCTGGTGCGCCGGGCAGGGCGGTTTCGGTATCCAGACAGCGCCGGCGGCCGCCAAGATGGCGGCAGCAGTCCTGCTCGACGCCGATCCGGATGCTTCGATCAGTCATATCGATCCGAAGGAGTTCGCGCCCGGGCGGCTCGTCAGCGACCTTTGACGCGCCGTCTAGCGCGCGTCTCGTCGATCAATCGATAAGCCGTCTCCAGGACGGTGTCGCGGCCGGCGAAATAATCTTTCGCCGTCATCTGCACCGGCACCTGCGGGCTGATCTCACGCCGCGTATCGTACGGGTCGCTGAGGTTCCATTTGATCACCGGCATGGTGCCGCCGATCTTGCTGTACGGAAGCACGAAGGTGCTGAAGTCGCCGTTGAGATTGCAGCATTGGCTCGCCGGCTCGCCGATAAATACCGGGTTCGCGAGATGCTCGAGCTCGGTGATGAAATTGGACGCCGCCGAGTAGGTGCGCCGCGCGGTCAGCACATAGACTTGGTTGCCGGGTTCAAGGCTGAAGGCCGTCAGCGTCCGCAACAGATTGGCATAGTCCGAGGTGCTGCCGCCGGCGTTCGCCCTCATGTCGAGCACGATATTCTTCGGTCGAGACGCACGGAGCACTCGGTTTAGCCGGGTGCCGAACTCAGCAAGAGTCTGCTTCTCCTCGTTCCTGACCTGGTTGAACAGCACGTAGAGCGCGTCATGTTCCGGAACCGCTCGCTCAACATGGTAGCGCATGCCTTTGTACCCGTTCAGGTTGAACGCGTGCTTTCCCGGTGCAATCGAATCGAACCAGCCGAGGTCGGACGTGGTCTTGAGCGGGACCGTGCGCCGAGCGCCCGAGGAATCTTCGAGCGTGACGTCGAGTGCATCGACCTCGTCGATAATGCCGAGGCCCTTCAGCAACGGTGCGTAGGACGTGAGATATGCCCCCTTCCAGACATATTCCATTGGGCCATCGCCGCTGACCGTTTCGGAGACCATGCGCAACGCTTCCAGCGCGGGCGTCTTGTTGATCGCCACTACCTTCGAACCGATTAGGCCGTGGTGCGCCGGCGCCGCGTTGATAATGAACAGGCCTTCGCGAAAAAGGTGAAATCCGAGCGGAACGATACGCGGGTTCATCGGGCCCTTGCCCTTCGGCTCCCACAGGTTCGTGTGTCCCTGGTGCAAGGTCGCGAGCACCCGGTTCAGCTGCACGAAGACTCGTTCGTCGCTCAGGCGAGGAATGTCGCGTCTGAGGTGGGCGATGCCGGAGATGAATTCCTCAGGGAGCGGTCGGTCACGATATTCCGCGTTGGCGCGACTGATCTCGTTTAGGAGGAAGTCGATGTCCTTATTCCATCCTTCGGTCCGACTCCACGAAGATGAGTCGATCCGGCCGACGAGCGCGAGGAACTCAGGATCGTCGCGAAGCGGCGCGAGTTCGTCGATGTCGTAGTAGGCGGCGCGGTTGTTCGTAGCGCGCTCGAGAATTTGCCGCCGAACGAGGTCCATCGCCGCGCTTTTGTTGCCGGCAAGGACGTGGTTCACCATGGCACCGATGGCGGCTTCGGGATCCCAGCCTGCAAGCGCACCCTGCCGCTCATAGGCAGCGGCCGCCTCCGCATGCTTCTTGAGCAGCTTTTTGGCCGTCGCCAGCAGGAGCCAATTGTCCGGGTCGCGAGGGTAGGCGCGAACGAGCTGTTCGGCGAGCGGCTCCGCCTCGGAAGCGGCCGCGGGCGATACGTCTCCTTCTGTAATGCGGTAGCGGTACTTGTGTACTTGGAGCAGCTGGCGAGCGCGTTCCTTCATGCGGAAATATTTTAACGGGTCGGACGGCCCGGCGAGCAAGTTGAGCGGGGATTCTCCCGACCGCGGATCGTACATCGGTGCGCGTCCCAAGCGGTCGGTCATCTGCGACTGAGCTCCATTCGAGTTCTGTGCGGCGACTTGCGCAGGCACGCTGACCGTGAGGCTGGAGGCCAGAGCCACAAGCGAAACTCGGGCGGCCTTTGCGCTGGTGCGTTTACGGTTCATTCGATCGATCCCCCCATGGGGCCGGGTAGTCACCGGCTGTGTTGCTAAATCAACACACAGGAGAGGCGACGGTTAGCCGGGTCGAGGCTTTTGGGATGAAATGCGGCCTGGAGGTGCGGACCGCGGGCGAGCGGTCAACGAGTCGGCGATGAACTCGGTTTTCTTCCGAGACGCGCGAGGATGGCGTCGCGGTATGTGCGGCTCACGACGATTTCGGCGCCGGACTTCATGGTCAGCCGCCACGATCCATCGGAGAGGGAGTCCGCCGCTGCAACCGCGCTGAGGTTGACCAACGAGCCGCGGTGGGCGCGCGCGAAAAGGTCGGGATCAAGACCCCTCTCAATATTCTGGAGCGATTCCCGGATGAGGCCTTCCTGCCCGTTCCAGTTCACTACCACGTAGTTGCCGGCCGAACCGAACCACTCGACCGCGGAGACCTCGACGATCGCACCGCGGGAGCCCACGGAAACCTGCATACGCTCGAGGCGATCGGGCCGCTGCTCTTTGCGGGCGAGGGCGACGCGGGCCGCGCCCAGAGCGGACTTGAGGTCGGCCGCGGACTCGGCCTCCTCTGCAGCGCGCGCCTGGAAGAATGCAGCCAAGGCGAGGATCCCGAAGCTTGCGTAGAGTAGGAAGTCGACATGCGCCCGCTGCGCAGCCAGCGACTTCAAGTCGATCGAGCCCGGCGTCGCCCAATGCGTGTCGAAAGCGAGCATGGACAGAATTGCGTGCAGTGGGATGATGAGCGCGCCGGCGACGAGATATTTGGTGATTGCCCGGGCGACCAGCCCGCGGCTTCTGAACAATTGCCAAACCCAGAACCCGACCGGAATCCAAAAGCCGTAGATGATGCCCTGCCACACCAGCATGCTTCGGAACGAGGGTTCCTCTCCGGCCAGGGTCAGTGTGCGATAGTTGTAGAATCCGATGGCCAGGACGGTGACGACAAAGGTGAGGGCGGAAAAGCCGACCAGGAACGCCGCGGGTTTAAGCCGCATCGCTAGGCGGACCGAAAGCTGTCCGCCGCCGCGCAAGCCAAGGCGTCGACGCGGTCATTTTCCGGATGGCCGCTATGCCCTTTAACCCAGCGCCAATCGATACGGTGCGCGGCGACCGCGTCGAGCAATTGCTGCCAAAGCTCGGCATTCTTCACCGGCTTCTTGTCGGAGGTCCGCCAGCCGTTGCGGCGCCAATTGTGGACCCACTTGGTGATCCCGTCGCGAACGTAGATACTGTCCGTGTAGAGTTCGACACGACAAGGGCGCTTCAGCGCCTCGAGGCCATTGATGGCGGCGAGCAATTCCATTCGGTTGTTGGTTGTCAGCTTCTCGCCGCCGGACAGCTCCTTTTCGGTCGCGCCCATCCGCAGCAGCGCCGCCCAGCCGCCAGGACCGGGATTTCCGCGGCACGCACCGTCAGTGAAGATCTCGACGAACGGCGGGTCGCTCACGTCAGGCGACGAGCTCGCGCGGCAGCTTGAAGACCATGCGCTCGGGCGTGTGGTCGGCGATTTCCTCAGTGACCTCGAACCGCTCCGACAAGGCGGCGAGGACCTCCTTGACCAGCAATTCGGGTGCGGAAGCGCCGGCGGTCAGGCCCAGGGTGCGCGGCTCGCCGATCCAGTCCCAGTCGATCTCCGAGGCACGCTCAATCAGGCGCGCCGGGATTCCGAGCCGTTCGGCCACCTCGACCAGGCGCAGCGAGTTGCTGCTCTTGGGCGAGCCGATCACCAGCATCCGGTCGCATTCCGGCGCAATCGCTTTCACGGCGGCCTGGCGGTTCGACGTTGCGTAGCAAATGTCTTCGCTGCGCGGAGCACGGATGTCAGGGAAACGCCGCGTCAGTGCGTCGACGATCGCGGCCGTGTCGTCGACGGACAAGGTCGTCTGGGTGAGGAAGGCGAGGTTGGCCTCGTCAGGGACAGCGAGCCGGTCGACGTCTTCAGCCGTCTCGACGAGCGTCATCGATCCTTCCGGGACCTGGCCGAACGTACCGATGACCTCAGGATGGCCGCCGTGGCCGATGAACAGGATGTGGCGTCCGTCCTCGATCAGCCGCTCGGCCTGCCGGTGCACCTTCGACACGAGCGGGCAAGTTGCGTCGACGAAGGACAGGCCCCTGTCGCGTGCCTGCGCCGGAACCGTCTTCGGAACGCCGTGCGCGGAGAAAACTACCGGGCGGTCGTCCGGCACTTCGTCCAGCTCAGTGACAAAGACGGCGCCGAGTTCGCGCAGCCGCTCGACGACGAAGCGATTGTGAACGATCTCGTGCCGCACATAGACGGGCGCGCCGAACCGCTCGAGCGCAAGCTCCACGATCTGGATCGCACGGTCGACGCCGGCGCAAAAGCCGCGCGGCGCCGCGATCAGCACTTTCAGGGGAGAACGGTTAAGCATCTGGACAGCCACATAAGGCTTCGCTTGCAGCCATAGAAGGGCCTTCCTATGAACGCGCCCACGTCAATTCGCCTTCGTAAGGACCTGTCCCACGTGAAGCTCCGCTATACCGCACTCGCTGCTGCCCTCCTGCTTGGCGCCTGTCAGCGCGTGGGCGACGTTACGACGGAAAACGGCGGAGGCGTCTATGCGGTCCGCAGTGTGTGCCCGCTTGCCGGCGTTCCGGCCGGCACCGGCGACATCACCCTCTTCAATCCCGCCGGAAGCACCGATGCCGCGGCCATCGACGTTTCGGCGGCTATCACCGGCGTTCGCGCGACTTGCCAGGAAGGGGCGAGCGAAGTCGTATCGACGGTCACTTTCTCGATCACTGGCCAGCGGCGTCATGCGGGCGAGGCGCGGCAGGTCCTGCTTCCCTATTTCGACGTGGCGGTCCGCGGCGGCACAAACGTGGTGGCAAAGCAGGTCGGCCAGGCGCTGCTAAACTTCGCGCCGGGTCAGTTCCGTGCAGGGACCCGAGTTCAGGCGGTGATCCGGGTGAACCGTGCAGCCGCGACCTTGCCGGCGAATGTCCGCGCTACCCTGACGAAGCCGCGCAAGGCTGGCCAGGCGGACGCAGCCATCGATCCGCTGTCGGATCCGGCGGTTCAGCGGGCGGTCGCCAATGCGACGTTTGAGCATCTCGTCGGCTTCGAACTGACCGACGATCAGCTTCGCTACAACGCCACGCGCTAACGCGTTGACTCGGCTATAAAGCCCGGCCAAGGCTGACTGGGTCACCAGCGTGTCGGCGCTGGACGGCCGCGCGGGAGAGACCGTCAGGATTCGCAAGGATCGTGGCGGCGCCGAAGGAGCAACCGCCCCCGGAATCTCTCAGGCTCAAGGACCGCGCGCGCTTGGACAGTCTGGAAAGTGCCCGTCGGCGCCTGAACGGCACCGGTGGACCGCCGAAGGGGCAAAGCTCTCAGGCGCAAAGGGACAGACGGGGGCGGCAGCCGGCGCGCTTGGCAGGCGCTGTGTCGTCGCACCCTATGCCGGAGCGCTTTAGATGAGCAGTCCACGATGAACCGGGTCACTCACAACGGTCCCACCGACGACAATCAGGCGCGCGGCAATCCGTTCAGCGGCGATCCTGAAGGCGGCGAGGGCACGCAGCCGCAGCCGCTCGGCAAGCTTCCGCTCGATGCCTGGCACCGCGCCCGGGGCGGCCGCATGGTCCCGTTCGCCGCCTACGAGATGCCGGTCCAATATGAAGGGATCATCGCCGAGCATCTTTGGACTCGCGAGAATGCCGGCTTGTTCGACGTCAGCCACATGGGCCAGCTGCTGATTCACGGCAGGGATGTCGATGCCGCGCTTGAAACCTTGATGCCTGGCGACTTCCGCGCCGCCAAGGACATGAAGCCCAAATATTCGCTGCTCCTCGACGACAATGGCGGGATCATCGACGACCTCATGGTCACGCGCCGGGGCGACGATTTCTACGTCGTCGTCAACGGTGCCACCAAGCACGGCGACATCGAAGACATGCGCCGGCGGCTGCCTGGCGGGGTGATCGTCGACTATATGAAGGAGCAGGCGCTGCTCGCCCTGCAGGGGCCGAAGGCCGTCGATGTGCTGGAAGCGATCGTCCCCGGCGTAGCTGAGCTCGGCTTCATGCAGGCCGGCCCGTTCCAGTGGAACGGTCATAATTTGTGGATCAGCCGCTCCGGCTACACCGGCGAGGACGGCTTCGAAATCTCGGTCCCCGGCACTGCCGTGACCGAGCTCGCGGACGCGATCGTCGCCAACCCGCTCGCCAAGCCGATCGGCCTCGGTGCGCGCGACTCGCTGCGGCTCGAAGCCGGGCTGCCGCTCTACGGGCACGACCTCGACACGGAGACCACGCCGGTCATGGCGGGCCTCAACTTCGCCATCAACAAGCGGCGCCGAGCCGAAGGCGGTTTCGCCGGCGCGTTGCGGATCCTCGCAGAGCTGGAGAATGGCGCGCCGCAGAAGCGGGTCGGCCTGAACGTCGAAGGGCGCCAGCCGGTCCGCGAAGGCGCGCGGGTGCTGGACGGCGAAGGCAATGAAATCGGCAAGGTCACCAGCGGCGGCTTCTCGCCCTCGCTGCAGCGCCCGATCGCCATGGCCTTTGTGGGGGCTTCCTTCGCAGAGCCCGGCACCGCACTGAAGCTCGAGCAGCGCGCCAAGCTGTTCGACGCGGCGGTTACCGAAATGCCATTCGTACCCCACCGCTACCACCGCAAGGGAGCTGCCTGATGAGCCTCTATTTCACCAAAGAGCATGAATGGATCCGCGTCGAAGGCGACACCGCCACGATCGGGATCTCCAACCATGCGCAGGAAGCGCTCGGCGACATCGTTTTCGCCGAGGTGCCGGAAGCCGGACGCAAGGTCGCGAAGGGCCAGGAAGCGGCGGTTGTCGAGTCGGTGAAAGCCGCGTCGGACGTCTACGCGCCGGTCTCCGGCGAGGTCGTGGAGGGCAACAGCCAGGTCGCGGACGATCCTTCGATCGTGAATAGCGATCCAGAGGGCGAAGGCTGGTTCTTCAAGCTCAAGCTCGACAATCCGTCGGAGCTCGACGGGTTGATGGACGAGGGCGCCTACCGCGAGTTTCTGGCGACGCTGTGAGCCCGGCTGCCGCCTCGACCAGCAAATGGGATGCGCGAGATTATGCCCGCGTCGGCAGCTTCGTCGCCGAGCTCGGTGGGGCGGCGTTGGACCTGCTCGACCCGCAGCCCGGCGAGCGGATCCTGGACATCGGCTGCGGCGACGGGACCTTGACGCGCAAGATCATCGAGCGCGGCGCCAGCGTTCTGGGGATCGACAATTCCGAAGAGATGATCGCTGCGGCGCGCGACAAGGGCGTCGACGCCGTCCTGCTCGCCGCCGAAAACATGCAGTTCCTCGCCGACTTCGATGCAGCCTTCTCCAACGCCACCCTTCACTGGGTGCTCGATAAGGAGCAGGCCGCGCGGGCGATCTTCCGCGCGCTCAAGGCTGGCGGCCGCTTCGCGGGGGAAACGGGGGGGGAGGGCAACCTCAGGAAGTTGCGCGACGCACTCGATGAGGAGCTTGTCATCCGCGGCTATGTGCCGCCGCTCGAGGCAAGCAACTGGTATGCCTCGCCTGAAGAATTCGCGTCAGTCTACGAAGATGCTGGCTTCGGCGAGATCGACGCCCGCCTGATCGAGCGTCCGACGGTGATCGACCATGGCGTCGCCGAATGGGTGACGACCTTCCGCCGCGGTTGGCTCGACCGTGCCGCCGTCCCTGAAGACGAACGTGCGGAAATCGGCGCTGCCGTCGCCGACCGGATCGGCTCGAACATCGCGGATTATGTCCGCCTCCGCTTCATCATGAGAAAGCCCAACTGATGCGTTACCTGCCACTGAGCGATGCCGATCGAGGCGAAATGCTTCGAGTGATCGGCGCCTCTTCCGTCGACGAGCTGTTCCGCGATGTGCCCGAAGAGGTTCGCCTCTCCGGTCCGGTGGAGGGCCTGCCGATGCACGCGTCGGAGATGGCCGTGGAGCGCCACATGGCGGCGCGTTCGCGCAAGAATATGGTCGCCGGCGACGTGCCCTTCTTCCTCGGCTGCGGCGCCTACAAGCATCATATTCCCGCGAGCGTCGATCATCTGATCCAGCGCGGCGAATATCTGACCAGCTACACGCCCTATCAGCCGGAAATCGCGCAGGGCACGCTGCAGATGCTGTTCGAATTCCAGACGCAGGTCGCGCGTCTTTACGGCTGCGATGTTGCCAATGCGTCCATGTACGATGGCTCGACCGCGATGTGGGAAGCGATCGGGATGGCGGCACGCATTACCCGGCGGAAGCGGTCGATCGTCTCGTCGGGCGTGCACCCTCATTATGTCAGCGTCGCCACGACGATGGCAAAGTTCACAGGCGACTTTCTCGACACGTCGCTGCCGGAGCTGACCGCCGAGACCGACGCGGAGCGCCTCATCGCCGCCATCGATGACAGCACTAGCGCCGTCGTCGTCCAATATCCCGACATTCTCGGCCGCGTCACCGACCTGACGCCGATCGCCGAAGCGGCGCATGCGGCCGGCGCGCTGCTGATCGCGGTCGTGACCGAGCCGGTCGCTCTCGGCCTTATCCGCTCGCCCGGTGAGATGGGCGCCGACATCGTCGTCGGCGAAGGCCAGTCGATCGGCGTCGGCTTGCAGTTCGGCGGGCCCTACGTCGGCCTGTTCGCAACCCGCGACAAATATGTCCGGCAGATGCCCGGCCGCCTCACCGGTGAGACCGTCGACGCCGAAGGCAAGCGCGGCTTCGTGCTGACGCTCTCGACCCGTGAGCAGCACATCCGGCGGGAGAAAGCGACGTCGAACATCTGCACGAATTCAGGCCTCTGCGCTCTGGCATTCACGATTCACATGAGCTTGCTCGGCGAGAAGGGCCTGCGCCAGCTCGCCTCTCTCAACCACGCCCGCGCGTGCGATGTCGCCGAGCGCCTCGCTGCAATTCCGGGCGTGGAGCTGGTCAACGACAGCTTTTTCAACGAATTCACGATCAAGCTTCCGGTCGAAGCGCGGCCGGCGGTTCACGCGATGGTCGAAAAAGGCGTGCTTGGCGGTGTCTCCCTCGGGCGGCTCTATCCCAATGCGGCTGCGCTCCAGAACGGGCTCGTGATCGCGGTCACGGAAACCGCGACCGACGAGGATATCGCCGCACTTGAAGCAGCCCTTAAGGAGGTCGTCCGATGACCGCGAACCCCGCGGGCTGGCGCCCGACCGCTCCTGCCAACGAAGAGGGCGAAGCGCGCACCGTAACCGGTAATCGCGCGCTGATGCTCGAAGAGGCGCTGCTGTTCGAGATCGGCGGCCTCGATCAGACGGGCGTCGACATTGTCGAAGCGCCACAGCGGCCCACCCGTCTCGGCGGGCTGGAGCGCAATCGCGAGATCGGCCTTCCGGGTCTCTCGGAACCCGAGGCGGTGCGCCACTACACGCGGCTGTCGCGCCAGAATTACGCGATCGACCTCGGCCTCTTTCCGCTCGGATCGTGCACCATGAAGCACAATCCGCGGCTGAACGAGAAGGTCGCGCGCATGCCGGGCTTCGCCGACGTCCACCCGCTGCAGCCGCGCGAAACGGTGCAGGGCGCGCTGGAGGTCATCAACGAGCTCGCATTCTGGCTGATCGACCTGACGGGCATGCACGGCGTGGCGATGAGCCCGAAGGCCGGCGCGCACGGCGAACTATGCGGCTTGCTCTGCATCCGCGCGGCGCTCGAGGCGCGCGGCGACAAGCGCGAGGTCGTGCTCGTCCCCGAAAGCGCGCACGGCACGAACCCGGCCACCGCGGCCTTCGCCGGCTACCGGGTTGAGAATATCCCGGCGAACAGCGCCGGCCGAGTCGATCTCGATGCGTTGAAGGCACGGCTGGGACCGGACGTTGCTGCGGTGATGATCACCAATCCGAACACTTGCGGGCTGTTCGAGCCGGACATGAAGGCGATCAGCGACGCGGTCCACGCGGCCGGCGG is part of the Sphingomicrobium sp. genome and encodes:
- the gcvT gene encoding glycine cleavage system aminomethyltransferase GcvT — protein: MNRVTHNGPTDDNQARGNPFSGDPEGGEGTQPQPLGKLPLDAWHRARGGRMVPFAAYEMPVQYEGIIAEHLWTRENAGLFDVSHMGQLLIHGRDVDAALETLMPGDFRAAKDMKPKYSLLLDDNGGIIDDLMVTRRGDDFYVVVNGATKHGDIEDMRRRLPGGVIVDYMKEQALLALQGPKAVDVLEAIVPGVAELGFMQAGPFQWNGHNLWISRSGYTGEDGFEISVPGTAVTELADAIVANPLAKPIGLGARDSLRLEAGLPLYGHDLDTETTPVMAGLNFAINKRRRAEGGFAGALRILAELENGAPQKRVGLNVEGRQPVREGARVLDGEGNEIGKVTSGGFSPSLQRPIAMAFVGASFAEPGTALKLEQRAKLFDAAVTEMPFVPHRYHRKGAA
- the gcvH gene encoding glycine cleavage system protein GcvH; the encoded protein is MSLYFTKEHEWIRVEGDTATIGISNHAQEALGDIVFAEVPEAGRKVAKGQEAAVVESVKAASDVYAPVSGEVVEGNSQVADDPSIVNSDPEGEGWFFKLKLDNPSELDGLMDEGAYREFLATL
- a CDS encoding methyltransferase domain-containing protein, producing MSPAAASTSKWDARDYARVGSFVAELGGAALDLLDPQPGERILDIGCGDGTLTRKIIERGASVLGIDNSEEMIAAARDKGVDAVLLAAENMQFLADFDAAFSNATLHWVLDKEQAARAIFRALKAGGRFAGETGGEGNLRKLRDALDEELVIRGYVPPLEASNWYASPEEFASVYEDAGFGEIDARLIERPTVIDHGVAEWVTTFRRGWLDRAAVPEDERAEIGAAVADRIGSNIADYVRLRFIMRKPN
- the gcvPA gene encoding aminomethyl-transferring glycine dehydrogenase subunit GcvPA — protein: MRYLPLSDADRGEMLRVIGASSVDELFRDVPEEVRLSGPVEGLPMHASEMAVERHMAARSRKNMVAGDVPFFLGCGAYKHHIPASVDHLIQRGEYLTSYTPYQPEIAQGTLQMLFEFQTQVARLYGCDVANASMYDGSTAMWEAIGMAARITRRKRSIVSSGVHPHYVSVATTMAKFTGDFLDTSLPELTAETDAERLIAAIDDSTSAVVVQYPDILGRVTDLTPIAEAAHAAGALLIAVVTEPVALGLIRSPGEMGADIVVGEGQSIGVGLQFGGPYVGLFATRDKYVRQMPGRLTGETVDAEGKRGFVLTLSTREQHIRREKATSNICTNSGLCALAFTIHMSLLGEKGLRQLASLNHARACDVAERLAAIPGVELVNDSFFNEFTIKLPVEARPAVHAMVEKGVLGGVSLGRLYPNAAALQNGLVIAVTETATDEDIAALEAALKEVVR